ATGGATCGCTCCGCCGGATATATGTTCCAATTGCAGGTATATAGATCGCTCCACCTCATATATGTTTCCACTGCATGTATATGGATCTCTTATGTATGTTTCCTTTGCAGCTGGTAGCTTGATTGAGAGCTCCGTCTGTTACATGTTTCCATTTCAGGATTATGGATCACTCTGCCTGATATATGTTCCCATTGTATAATATATATGGATATCTCCACCTTATGTATGTTTCTATTGCAGCGGATGGatctacattttatatattttctattgcAAGTACGTGGATCTTTCAGCCTACCTCAAATATGTTTCCACTGCATTTACTTGGATCGCTCAACCTTCATTGCAGATATAAATGGATCTCTCCCCCTTGTGTATGTTTCCGTTGCAACGGGTGGCTGGATGGAGCACTCTGCCTGTTATATGGTTCCATTTCAGGTATATGGATCGctctgtttaatatattttttcattgcaGGTTTAGTGATCCCTCTACCTTATGTATGTTCACATTGCAGCGGATGATGTTTCCATTTTAGGTATATGGATCGTTCCGCCTTATATATGTatctattacatgtatatgaagcACTACACCTGATATATGTTCCCAATGCAAGTATTTGGATCGCTCCGCCGGATATATGTTTCTATTACAGGTATATGAAGTACACCGCCTGATATATGTTCCCATTACAAGTATTTGGATCACTCCGCCTGATATATGTTCCTATTACAGGTATAAGCACACCGCCTGATATATGTTCCCATTGCAGGTATTTGGATCGCTCCACCTGATATATGTTTCTATTACAGGAAGGTATATGAAGCACACCGCCTGATATATGTTTCTATTGCAAGTATTTGGATCGCTCAGCCTGATATATGTTTCTATTACAGGTATAAGCACACCGCCTGATGTATGTTCCCATTACAGGTTTATTTAAGCACTCAGCTTGATGCATGTTTTCATTGTTGTGTACGGTTTGATGGAGCGTTCCGCCTGATATATGTTTCCACTGAAGCGGTTTTCTTGAAAGAGCGCTCCGCCTGATATTTTAGTATGTTAAtcctgtaaaaagatccttcggaagcatagaatgcaaccaagcagaataatagcagattcggtttgattgagtctgttcataaaacaAAGGTTATAATAATAAACTTTATGCGAGCGTACATTTACgatatgcaaaaatatttacatctttCTCTTTAATGAcgtttaattttactttaaaagaaCGGTGTATCACTGTGatttatttcaattgaaattgacataattaaaattagaaattccGTTCACTTCTGATAAATATGTAATGTATAATGTAACTGCCATCTAGCAGTCAGAAGTTACAGTTATATAAAAAACTCAAAATTCCACTCTGCTTTTTTCCCTGACAATTGAACTTATATCTTTATAATATACATACACACACGTACATTAAAAATATGGCACCTCTGGTTATATAAAAACAGTCGTTTTCAAGATTTCATAGTTTCATTATAACCTGTAAGgacattccaaatttcaaaacattactGCTAGTTCATGAATAATAATAAGCTATTCTAATGGGACGTCCGCGACCGAGTGGTAAAAGTCGCTGACtatgaatcacttgcccctcaccaatgtgggttcgagtctcactcgggaagttgaattctttatgttaggaagccatccagctgatggaaggtcggtggttctacccaggttcccacccgtgatgaaataatacccgGAGGGGCACTTTGGGTCTTCCACCTCCAtcacagctggaaagtcgccatattgactatgactgtgtcggtgcgacgttaaatacaACACACATAAGACATTCTGTTTTGTAGCTGGTGTTATTGTGACTTCTGGCGCTGTTGTTTTTGTTGGTACTTTGTTTGTAGTTCTTGTTGTTTTAGTGTGTAACATAATAGTAAGAAATTGACAAACAGTTTGTATAAATTGTTTCAATTGACAGTTTTGCCAATGTGATTATAGCATATCAAGTGCCGGTACATTAATATCTTAACAGTAACCTTcagaatttacagacatactggCTTTGATCAAAGAATAATTTCTATCAACTTTTGGGCCaacatgtcaaaggtcaaggtcacaggtgttTGAACTCAAAAATGACTTCCCATCAATACCTTGAAGTGTATGCCTAGCCTCTTTATGACTTTGTACTGCCACTAAATATTTTGCAGTGttttaacaaatgacatttaaatGCGAATGCAACTTTAAGTACACAGATTTGTATATTTAGGTAAGTTTACTtaatgtaggcataggaaaaagaggtccatataattgcacctttgctaatcctaccaggtgttctgtattacaaaagtgcttctattgtgacatttcgatacaagcaaaactgtattatctgcactataaaatacttactggtatttcattttattatcggcttgttaaaagttattttttaccataagtaagttgacaaaatcataggaaccagtggtttagggttaaatcaaacacatattaataaatcctaaacgattttgttgtgcaaaaatgtatattattgtgttttaaaccgttttcgttttctactctattgtgtaattgcaagggaagtaaactaataaatatctctgctttaaagtactagcccaaggcaagagttgacattctttgcggatcacaactttgaattaaatattaaaatttctgttattgatattagcaaaactatcatacattgcagatttgtgaaatcatttttgttaatttcaaggacttggaaattaatttctagactttatttaatgtatttctatcaatgaaaatgttagggtctatctctacttaatgagaattttctGCATCTGATAACAAAGTATTTAAGGAAAAGATGAGCATTGGATATCATTATGTCGAATTCATAACAACTGGACTACTAGTATATAATCATTTGTTCAACCGCGACGACgtctttatattttttcatttaaatttccagAGCGTCCGACTACATAGATTGCGTCCGGCTAATGTGTAGTTCTTCAGAACTTGCTtagattttcttttgttgttattttattgatttttgaaatGGACTTAGAAGGTGTATTAATGAAAAAACGGAAAATCAACGATAAATTCACACCATTGAAGTGAAGCAATCTTATTGGTTTTCCAAATATCTTATCGTTCACAATAAGCACAAAACAAATAGTAAGTTGTTCATTTTGTTTAATCAACAAACGATATGCTGTATCATTATTAGAATGATTTAATCCATTTATTACTGTATgcagaaattaaaatgtttgtttgttactTGATATATAGACATTAAAATTAAATAGTACTTGAAATAGTATGGCAATTAACATCAATAACTAGCTTGTAAGAATCTTAAATCACCGATTGTTACAACAAACCACATGTGTATTGTTTTCTCTTAGAGCAACTCGTTCACATGTGGATAttctgattttcaaaattttacttttttgatagcTTGTTGCTAATATGCAAGTTAAAACAATGTATAAGTGAATTGTTTTGAGAATTTCAAACCATTTGCAATGATTCTGAATAGATCTATGCGTTAAATTAAGTTTCTGCAATGGCGTTACAGACTTGGCGTTTCAGACTTGATAAAACTTCACAACAACAATATTTAATTGCCGTGTTTTGGCTGTTGTACAGAATATACCCATTGATGGATTCTGTgttattttttctgctttttttctgttttgagcCTGTTGGATCACGAATCTATTCAACGATTGGTACTACAGGATGTCAGAAGTGTTGCTTATATCTGTGCTTTTATAAACAGACCAAACCGAGTCTACTAGTATTTTGCTTGGTTGGTGTTAAATATAATTGTATATAATTGTTGCAATATATCTGCCTGTGTCGTTGATATAAGCAaacgaaaaagaaacaaaactgtttttaaaaaactttttaatccAAAGAAGTGACAAAAAAGGTTttaaactacaaaattaaaattacagaGCAAAAACGCACAAAGTATGttgatatatttacattcgccctattcttttccattgaaaattgtgacgttcattttgtatgaatagcaaaaggaaaggcgcgaaagtaacgtcaacgctgcttagtgataacgggccgctgttttgacggcGTCCGGGTATTGTCAGGAAGAACGTTCGCAGTTGTTACGTCTGGTGGACAGAATGGTCGGGAAGCTGTTTCTAATGTTAAaagcaacaaaatgtgtgcaatttataatccAATGAATCTTGTTTatagaaatagaaaagaaatataatgtaaatataagaaatgaaatatttttcgaCGTAAGCGCAATTCAGGGATTTGCAGATCCAagtctgtcgttcatttcgcatgaacaccggaaaatacatttcactttttaattgCAATGCGATTCGTCTTGTGACAAAAGAGAGCATTATGTACATGTTGATCACCTTTTTATTTTAGATTGGTAACCTTGATTATATAGCCTGTTTATTCAACGCGAATAACTATGTTtagataataaatattgtttaaaaaaaaacgaaatctttttaataatattaattgaTATGTGCGACTGAGACATTAACAAGTGTGTGACAATGGTTCTTAAATGTCTTTCTGTAAAATGCTACTTTTTAATTGGCAGGTCATAATCATGATATTTGTTACACTTTCCGAAAGTAAAGTCCTTCAAATACACGTTTGCAAATTCAAACTGGTCCTGTCGAATCTTTTTCGCAGACTGCCCTAAACTTATTTTCACAGGCAAAATCATTCCATTGGAAGTTATACGCAAGCTCCATGAAAACACAGTATTGATTCCCATCATAATTATTTGGACTGTGTCTACTCCAGTCTGTAAACGAAGCTTCTGTTTCTGAGTTATGCCAGGTCCAGATTCTTTTACTGTTAGGATCAGTAAGCCCGGTCCAATAACTGGAATCTGTAAAGacataaacaatatctttttcataagtatttaaatttcatatgaaTGAAGTTGGTTTCTACCGAAGTACACACCTTTGTTATGATCAATGCATACATTTTATCTTATCTTTGGAAtacttaaaaatttatttacaatagtGTCCAAGCCAATAGTACCGTTCTCCAATAGAGAGGATCTTACTTGCTATATCAATCATTTTGATCGAATTTGTTCTAAAACAGTTAATGgaagaaataaattaataattgccaAGTTCAGCCAAAGAGTATGGAACATGCTTATGTTATATATAAAGCTGCAAAAAGATAAATGCCGATGAGAAGATCATAATTTATGACAGGGTTGCCATCACACGGTTTTGCCAATGCAGACagtaaagaaagaaaacatattttaaatcatGCAAATGTTTACTAAACTTCTATATAATTATTCTAAATGTAACATGCGCTATTGTTACTGTTACCTTTCCGCTCTCTCATCTGATACTTAAGAAAAGTATTCTCCGATTCACTTTCAATATGAACCAAATGTGATCCATGCTGATTACAGAAGTACTGAAAAAGCAATGGTAATCAATAATTTCTGACTTAATAATTTAGAAGTTTAAGatgacaatgaaaaaaaaaatgattccatTGTATTTTACAATATGGTTTTGCATGtgtaattttattattcaaaatacaattgatttatttttttctaatcacGGATGAATTGAGAAagatttttaatttaatgaatgAGAATGTAATGTTACATATTTTGTGTTCAATACTTTAA
The sequence above is a segment of the Mercenaria mercenaria strain notata chromosome 3, MADL_Memer_1, whole genome shotgun sequence genome. Coding sequences within it:
- the LOC128555528 gene encoding C-type lectin-like, producing the protein MSTFGLTLFLLSLSVCIGHESYNAEEMLKKVVEILNLLVKDKKCSTAGEVCPDGWLHYRGSCYLFPNGNLTFTFNDAEYFCNQHGSHLVHIESESENTFLKYQMRERKDSSYWTGLTDPNSKRIWTWHNSETEASFTDWSRHSPNNYDGNQYCVFMELAYNFQWNDFACENKFRAVCEKDSTGPV